In Collimonas arenae, a single genomic region encodes these proteins:
- a CDS encoding 4Fe-4S binding protein: MTTCAIPQTRLSRTADWMRDHAKLIRWVQWGIVLLYGFLILVPIFLPLPDETAHIWSNLTLIAQFAFWGIWWPFVLISMVLMGRVWCGVLCPEGALTEFASRHGLGKAIPHWMRWGGWPFVAFALTTIYGQMVSVYQYPKAVLLVLGGSTLGAIVVGYLYGRDKRVWCKYLCPVNGVFGLLAKLAPFHYKVNETAWRASYGTQSHTKGRTIIPVNCAPLVPLRAMKGAADCHMCGRCSGHRDAIELTWRAPTEEIVQHGERQNSLWESALALYGLMGIAIGAFHWSASPWFVQVKQAIATWLIDRDIMWPFDTHAPWWVFTNYPAQNDVFSWLDGGLVIAYILTTGLVLGTALTVLFALGSRVLGGWDRARFNHLVQATIPLAGCGVFVGLSATTVSLLRGEHLPIFWANDLRAILLIATTLWSVWLAWRVTGRYTSSSARRLFSMTPVVAGLALVNFAWLLMFWLW; encoded by the coding sequence ATGACTACTTGTGCAATTCCCCAAACGCGACTTTCCCGCACTGCTGACTGGATGCGGGACCATGCGAAACTGATTCGCTGGGTACAGTGGGGGATTGTGCTTCTCTACGGCTTCCTGATCCTGGTGCCGATCTTTCTGCCCTTGCCGGACGAGACCGCACACATCTGGTCGAACCTGACCCTGATCGCGCAATTTGCCTTCTGGGGCATCTGGTGGCCATTCGTGCTGATCAGCATGGTGTTGATGGGGCGCGTTTGGTGCGGGGTGTTGTGTCCGGAAGGGGCATTGACCGAGTTCGCCAGCCGCCACGGCCTGGGCAAGGCAATCCCGCACTGGATGCGTTGGGGCGGCTGGCCGTTCGTGGCGTTTGCGCTGACAACCATCTATGGACAGATGGTCAGTGTCTATCAATATCCGAAAGCGGTGCTGCTGGTGTTGGGTGGCTCCACGCTTGGCGCCATCGTCGTCGGCTATCTGTATGGCCGCGATAAGCGTGTCTGGTGTAAATACCTGTGTCCGGTGAATGGCGTGTTCGGCCTGCTGGCGAAGCTCGCGCCGTTTCACTACAAGGTCAACGAAACGGCCTGGCGCGCCTCATACGGCACGCAAAGCCACACCAAGGGCCGCACGATCATCCCGGTCAATTGCGCGCCGCTGGTGCCGTTGCGCGCCATGAAGGGCGCGGCGGATTGCCACATGTGCGGCCGTTGCAGCGGTCATCGCGACGCCATCGAGTTGACTTGGCGCGCACCCACCGAGGAAATCGTCCAGCATGGCGAGCGGCAGAACAGCTTGTGGGAAAGCGCATTGGCCCTGTATGGCCTGATGGGAATCGCCATCGGCGCCTTCCACTGGTCGGCCAGCCCCTGGTTTGTCCAGGTCAAGCAAGCCATCGCCACCTGGCTGATCGATCGCGACATCATGTGGCCTTTCGATACGCACGCGCCGTGGTGGGTGTTTACCAATTATCCTGCGCAGAACGATGTGTTCAGCTGGCTTGATGGCGGGCTGGTGATTGCCTATATCCTGACTACCGGCCTGGTGCTCGGCACCGCGCTCACTGTACTGTTCGCGCTAGGCAGTCGCGTGCTCGGCGGCTGGGATCGTGCACGTTTCAATCATCTGGTGCAGGCCACGATTCCGCTGGCGGGATGCGGCGTGTTCGTCGGCTTGTCGGCGACCACTGTCAGTTTGCTGCGCGGCGAGCATTTGCCGATATTCTGGGCCAATGACTTGCGCGCCATCCTCCTGATCGCCACCACCTTGTGGAGCGTATGGCTGGCTTGGCGCGTCACCGGGCGTTATACGTCATCATCCGCGCGCCGCCTATTCAGCATGACGCCGGTTGTCGCCGGCCTGGCTCTTGTTAATTTTGCCTGGCTGCTGATGTTCTGGTTGTGGTAA
- a CDS encoding FTR1 family iron permease, whose translation MGQVLFIVWRESVEALLVVGILHAWLKNGGEAARRGLPYLWSGVGVGVLAAIGLGAALLGFSELLSGDAQDYFQIVMVIVAAILIVQMVFWMRKHGRTLKRDMETSLSENMQKASWWGVFALAALAIAREGSETVIFLYGLGLAQQGESAGAMVLATALGFALAFLTFYLLQLGGKIFSWRRFFQVTEIILLFLAAGLLLTGIERLMSLDIIPTLIDPVWDSSRLLDDTTTFGNLVSTLTGYRAQPALMSLLVYVAYWVGVLLFLKRARPQATPAK comes from the coding sequence ATGGGCCAGGTATTATTCATCGTCTGGCGCGAAAGCGTCGAGGCCTTGCTGGTAGTGGGTATTTTGCATGCGTGGCTGAAGAACGGCGGCGAAGCCGCACGCCGGGGTTTGCCTTATTTGTGGAGCGGCGTCGGCGTCGGCGTCCTGGCCGCAATTGGCCTCGGCGCAGCGCTGCTGGGCTTTAGCGAGTTGCTGTCGGGCGACGCCCAGGATTATTTTCAGATCGTCATGGTGATCGTGGCGGCGATATTGATCGTGCAGATGGTGTTCTGGATGCGCAAGCATGGCCGTACTTTAAAGCGCGATATGGAAACCTCGCTGAGCGAAAATATGCAGAAAGCCAGCTGGTGGGGCGTGTTTGCGCTGGCGGCACTGGCGATTGCGCGCGAGGGTAGCGAAACCGTGATTTTCCTGTACGGCCTCGGTCTGGCACAGCAGGGTGAAAGCGCCGGCGCCATGGTGCTGGCGACAGCGCTTGGTTTTGCGCTGGCGTTCCTGACCTTCTATCTGTTGCAGCTCGGTGGTAAAATTTTCTCTTGGCGTCGCTTCTTTCAAGTCACTGAAATCATCTTGTTGTTCCTGGCCGCAGGTTTGTTGTTGACCGGTATAGAGCGTCTGATGTCGCTGGACATTATCCCGACACTGATCGATCCGGTCTGGGACAGCTCACGCCTGCTCGACGATACGACGACATTCGGCAACCTGGTGTCCACGCTGACTGGCTATCGCGCACAACCTGCACTGATGAGTTTGCTGGTATATGTGGCTTACTGGGTGGGGGTACTGTTATTCCTGAAGCGCGCCCGGCCCCAAGCAACCCCGGCGAAATGA